A window of the Brumimicrobium sp. genome harbors these coding sequences:
- a CDS encoding histidine phosphatase family protein, with the protein MKLLLLRHGDAENKSTTGKDFDRKLSEVGRRQALLVKEQIDALNFLHDASIYCSNAQRTKDTWNIIKGETIDTATYKDELYLASLNQLLTFFWENKQPNNMLFIGHNNGISELASYLLNENVVLPTCGMLLIDFPTFTSFSEISKGTGTLIKFHFPDN; encoded by the coding sequence ATGAAGCTTCTTTTATTACGACATGGCGATGCTGAAAACAAATCTACCACAGGCAAAGATTTTGATAGAAAACTTTCAGAAGTGGGGAGACGACAAGCTTTACTTGTAAAAGAACAAATAGATGCACTAAACTTCCTACATGATGCAAGCATATACTGCTCGAATGCTCAAAGAACGAAAGATACATGGAATATCATCAAAGGAGAAACTATTGACACAGCAACTTATAAAGATGAATTATATCTTGCCTCGTTGAATCAATTACTTACATTCTTCTGGGAGAATAAACAGCCAAATAACATGCTATTTATTGGACATAATAATGGAATTTCTGAGCTTGCATCATATCTTTTAAATGAGAATGTAGTACTACCTACCTGTGGTATGCTCTTAATTGACTTTCCTACTTTTACTTCATTTTCAGAAATTAGTAAAGGAACAGGAACACTCATTAAATTTCACTTTCCCGACAACTAA
- a CDS encoding RNA polymerase sigma factor, which translates to MHVDTDLLKACIKNKRKAQEELYKACFSFLMPICRRYHRNNEDARSMYNLAFVKIIDNLPKLNIDEIPFASWAKRVMTNTLIDEYRKNKRYTDKVGLHEDERMLEYFSTPIENKAETNFNESSVLRLLDYLKPATRQVFMLYVIEGYNHKEIGEIMDMSEGTSKWHLSIARKELKEMIEKQQEGVSKNVAI; encoded by the coding sequence ATGCACGTTGATACGGACTTATTAAAAGCTTGCATAAAGAATAAACGCAAGGCACAAGAGGAACTTTATAAAGCTTGCTTTAGTTTTCTTATGCCTATATGTCGACGCTATCATCGCAATAATGAAGATGCTCGGTCCATGTATAATCTAGCTTTTGTAAAAATCATTGACAACCTTCCTAAGTTGAATATAGATGAGATTCCATTTGCATCTTGGGCGAAACGAGTGATGACAAATACACTTATTGACGAGTATCGAAAAAATAAAAGATATACGGATAAAGTTGGATTACACGAAGATGAACGTATGTTGGAGTATTTCTCTACACCCATAGAGAATAAAGCTGAAACTAATTTTAATGAAAGTAGCGTTTTACGTTTGTTAGATTATCTGAAGCCTGCAACACGTCAGGTTTTTATGCTATATGTGATAGAGGGATATAATCACAAAGAAATTGGAGAAATTATGGATATGTCGGAAGGAACTTCTAAATGGCATTTATCTATAGCAAGAAAAGAATTGAAAGAAATGATTGAGAAACAGCAGGAAGGTGTTTCTAAGAATGTAGCTATATGA